The nucleotide sequence ATAATATAGATCTATTGATATTGGATTTAGGATTATTAGATTATAATGATTTTGAATTTATAGAAAGGCTGAAAGAAGATAGTAATTTTTCAAACATTCCAATAATAGTTTACACTGGTAAAGAAATTTGTATGGATGAAGAAAAAAAATTAAGAAATAAAGTAGAAAATATTATTATTAAAGGAGATAAATCGAGTCAGAGATTATTAGATGAGATTAAACTATTTGTTCATAATGTAAAAAAACATAAAAATGTTGTTACAAGTAATGACTATGAAATATTTAAAGATAAAAAAATATTAGTTGTAGATGATGATATGCGGAATGTATTCGCATTATCTAGTATTCTAGAGATGAATGGAATTGATGTAGAAATAGCTAATGATGGAATTGAAGCACTGGAAAAATTAAAGGATATGGAAAAAATAGATTTAGTTTTAATGGATATTATGATGCCGGTTATGGATGGATATGAAGCGATGAGAGAGATAAGAAAAATGAATGAATTTAAAGATCTATCTATTATTGCTTTGACAGCAAAAGCTATGAAAGGTGATAGAGATTCATGCCTTGAAGCTGGAGCCAATGAATATCTTTCTAAACCAATTGATAAAAATAAATTATTGTCTTTACTCAGGGTTTGGTTATAAATTATGAATGAAAAAGAATTGTTAGAAATAGAAAATATAGAGTTACAATTATTAATTGAAGCAATTTATTTAAAGTATGGTTATGATTTTAAAAACTATACAAAGAGTCATTTAAAAAGAAGGATCTTAAGAAGAGTTAAGTTAGATAATTTAAAAACTATAACTCAATTAACAGAAAAAATGCTTTACGATAGAGAGGTATTGAAACAAATATTATTGGATCTATCTATAAATGTAACCGAGATGTTTAGGTTTCCTAAATTTTTTAAAGATTTGAGGGAAGATGTAATCCCTCTTCTAAAAACATATCCATCTATAAATATATGGCATGCCGGTTGTTCTACCGGCGAAGAAGTTATCTCTATGGCAATTTTATTAAAAGAAGAAGGACTATTAAATAGGGTAAACATATATGCAACAGATATAAATAAAAAGGTATTGGATATAGCAAAAGAGGGGATTTATTCAATAGAAGACGTAAAAAAATGGACAAAAAACTATCAGGAAGCAGGAGGGAAAAAATCTTTTTCAGACTATTATGTTGCAAAATATGATCATGCTATATTTGATCAAGATCTATTGAAAAATGTAACATTTTTAGAACATAATCTGGTGATCGATAAAAGTTTTATCGATGCTAATTTAGTTATCTGTAGAAATGTATTGATATACTTTAATAAAGAATTACAAAATCAGGTTCTAGAGCTGTTTGAAGAAAGTTTGATACCAGGAGGGATGATTGGTATCGGATCTAAAGAAAACTTAAAATTTACCAGTGTAAATGAAAAATTTGAAAGTATTACTGCCACTACAAAAATTTACAAAAAGAAGATAGGGTGTTAATATGAAATATAAAGCTATCGTAATAGGAACTTCTGCAGGCGGGGTAGAAGCGTTGAAAATTGTACTAAAAGATATAGAGCCGACCATAGAATTACCTATAATTATTGTGATCCATATTAAGGAAAGAACAGATGGATTTTCAAAGATATATGAAGGTTTGAATAGACTGACAATAAAAGAGGCTGAGGATAAAGAGGATATAAAAAATGGTGTTATTTATTTTGCTCCTTCAAATTACCACTTGTCCATTGAAGACGATTATACTTTTTCTTTATCAGTAGAAGAAAAAGTTAATTATTCAAGGCCATCTATCGACATACTTTTTGAATCTGCAGCAGAGGTATATACAGATAATCTCTTGGGAATAATATTGACTGGAGCTAATTCAGATGGTGCTTTAGGACTTGAAAAAATCAAAAAATTAGGCGGGGAATGTATTGTACAAGATCCTAAAGAAGCCTATTTTGATATTATGCCACGATCGGCGTTAA is from Psychrilyobacter atlanticus DSM 19335 and encodes:
- a CDS encoding chemotaxis protein CheB; translation: MKYKAIVIGTSAGGVEALKIVLKDIEPTIELPIIIVIHIKERTDGFSKIYEGLNRLTIKEAEDKEDIKNGVIYFAPSNYHLSIEDDYTFSLSVEEKVNYSRPSIDILFESAAEVYTDNLLGIILTGANSDGALGLEKIKKLGGECIVQDPKEAYFDIMPRSALKYISTCKLMSLNSINRYIKKLGGNNCE
- a CDS encoding CheR family methyltransferase — its product is MNEKELLEIENIELQLLIEAIYLKYGYDFKNYTKSHLKRRILRRVKLDNLKTITQLTEKMLYDREVLKQILLDLSINVTEMFRFPKFFKDLREDVIPLLKTYPSINIWHAGCSTGEEVISMAILLKEEGLLNRVNIYATDINKKVLDIAKEGIYSIEDVKKWTKNYQEAGGKKSFSDYYVAKYDHAIFDQDLLKNVTFLEHNLVIDKSFIDANLVICRNVLIYFNKELQNQVLELFEESLIPGGMIGIGSKENLKFTSVNEKFESITATTKIYKKKIGC